A region of Leishmania donovani BPK282A1 complete genome, chromosome 7 DNA encodes the following proteins:
- a CDS encoding cysteine peptidase B (CPB) codes for MPSVSIRADPVGEDQIFVLRILSLTSRRAAAVKDRAKAAAAAATPSGLSKKFSHPSLSSSFERSGAGGTLSKRGSPESTAGACDSDGAGALVMGTALLTESADEGATTTSHSHASHMLHAPGGCIERECGVESAEAPLLASAVSPTAKGEMTNPADAPESPLLATSPISAMRRAMEKGARPVRRPRTTPASSPFARTRSGSSGDPSEAAKAAALRRDAVRRTLSLLGLPTSAGVSAGLDRYEVAAPSSSQAPGGGAGVDEHALTTTVSPVSAGGRSGSARAPEASRSPAVSAPATPVESTQGKSDAGCPGSPVVVKTFGAFLQLLQPAPPPPSLVVPLPGPKTASAAPRSTMRDNVAGSGQPSFTTPPPPQPQLSLPIDSAFRSVPSLPPPPTPPPPYVATPVPQATFGAGTFTTAQDLVAHVRLLLPWTVVAAKRRRRMLGGADEFANDLALSPLSSSWRPIPAASERATSANSPSSAQSPQRRVLSTDSAATTNSSSFMDDEVTLVSDRVDAVLPTWAYLSSHIADAAPPTLVLSVPTFALARDDSLTMTSTGSGRHRRTHSPQSSTASSVVGGVPPPLLSMAAAPLIMDERTDRQSCLYPYELAEACALARLRRPKSKTAAAAASARSSLHLLRLELQVDVQHIPPTVRNVAPAQRQCILDQALTEFTLTGVLSTTVLRGVLNDAALRLLASVDDEVLRRIAGEVDQASQAEVEPCEGGTSSVSAVPAVTDQAGRQRVVPLSLQVHALQGEPGIAAGATAGPLLSSTSVHSATTSTVSGETDSPRHMPMVPTVTPTRLVLMVLVHVQHTATTLAAPEAQETPRVHGEQRPQPKGHDRERAAETVEASSSSSAADAATRMDENAAVSLASAVVPHLFPLTFGLSRFTTRLSLSSAVDYDALCTATRTSDTESWPSSAAEAAEEVAAASAETSGRRAAEFSEGSTATTTEEGTRITGAEAAAQPWSWQDISVGSVRAWCGLPELKPPPTPAAVAPFSSSPLAFSRVVSPMAVGAGGTASMSASLSSQPTPKRQWPLQKMVPEAATAVVPESEAVRDAAADQAVALEREAKGQLGLEGKEEGELDDSGAISETLRRCDVGKETVVLTSVVEAVHRCVDALCGHARLLRALMETGEAEVEAGEASNGVIGCWGSENEGKLQEETPAGQQCTVAFAETGCTSKADAAHGCRCVDDHAYLQDIMAATQQVLVCGLTRLLIVGLSVPEPAKGSEVPVSAESAAACDAEKRSAGSRSVLFSMLASAEDSDGNAAARTCGISQQLRRWFSVYGRYLAERLCAPLEQLEAFIAETTGSAAATPKTAKAISGIFENGHKSLSDVPSTSRRVVLGAQVMVKEKRRHRRHTAGVKASQDGAKWDGAAKSEEADAYAVDSSVLPALSIAKATVQLCRTMAGTLPPLYDAGTVASCKEPSSLQHTPTTSTDGDGLATMSNTASLSQPHCRQHYRSTSRTLSASMRTAGATAGAVHPLHERVAPLIDALTSVLRLFEAEERRWAALQEPLACLRGHWRDMRAIINEECVQRCEVGQSSLVALERQMRDTLAMREVRGWSSIVAEEVAAAAPAVALAAEGESSSAEPAELGELTVPASQPRTSSQRSVAQKPTLTPIVTLPLMPDLSSAHLPPTHSLKVLQRTVIMAEACKGERAAAGSDEHVEVAVEETLLSPSPPTPSHASDVESEEPEAAEEGELKHACAEDVVMAEDSEAGESGDDGIEAAAEKLNNRPTASAEAAAPPLSPLLSAATSSHLATTLMQQHRPQRNQPKQSGRAKRSGQAPMTQPHSQTQSHAKAAGSRAQASKSSATPPISLQNSRAPPAASNSTARPSQQRGTASADYGAGAAASVWGALALAVRQVQRRSTAAPLYLDVVVLRQATPFVAVGAVLFFLLLFL; via the coding sequence ATGCCGTCGGTTTCAATACGCGCCGACCCTGTCGGGGAGGACCAGATTTTTGTGCTGCGAATCCTCTCCTTGACGtcgcgccgcgctgccgccgtgaaGGACCGCGCCAaggccgcagctgcggcagcaacgccgtcggGGCTTTCAAAGAAGTTTTCGCATCCTTCCCTGAGCTCTTCCTTTgagaggagcggcgctggcggaaCGCTGAGCAAGCGGGGGAGTCCTGAgagcaccgctggcgcctgcgacagcgatggcgccggcgcgcttgTGATgggcacggcgctgctgacggagTCAGCGGACGAGGGCGCAACGACTACTTCACACTCCCACGCCTCGCACATGCTGCACGCACCTGGCGGGTGCATCGAGCGTGAATGTGGTGTCGAAAGCGCTGaagcgccgctcctcgcctCCGCTGTTTCGCCGACTGCAAAGGGGGAAATGACGAACCCAGCCGACGCCCCGGAGTCGCCGCTCTTGGCGACGTCGCCCATATCTGCTATGCGGCGCGCTATGGAAAAAGGCGCGCGCCCCGTGCGCCGCCCGCGCACCAcgcccgcctcctcgccctttGCACGCACTCGGAGTGGGAGTAGTGGCGATCCCAGCGAAGCCGCcaaggcggcagcgttgcGGCGCGATGCCGTGCGTCGTACCTTGTCATTGCTGGGGCTTcccacctccgccggcgtCTCTGCTGGTTTGGACCGTTACGAGgttgcggcgccgtcgtcctctCAGGCGCCGGGGGGCGGGGCTGGCGTCGATGAGCACGCGCTCACCACGACAGTGTCGCCGGTTAGTGCTGGGGGCCGCTCGGGGTCAGCACGGGCACCTGAAGCGTCCCGGTCACCTGCGGTATCGGCCCCGGCGACGCCGGTCGAAAGCACGCAGGGCAAGAGCGACGCCGGCTGCCCTGGCTCGCCAGTGGTGGTGAAGACGTTTGGTGCCTTTCTGCAGCTCTTGCaaccagctccgccgcccccaAGCCTGGTTGTGCCACTGCCGGGCCCCAAGACCGCAAGCGCAGCCCCGCGCTCGACAATGCGAGACAATGTGGCAGGCAGTGGCCAGCCATCTTTTACAAcgcccccaccgccgcagccgcagctgtcgTTGCCAATAGACAGCGCGTTTCGCTCTGTGCCgtctctgccgccaccaccgacaccgccgccaccgtaCGTGGCGACTCCGGTTCCGCAGGCAACCTTTGGCGCCGGGACCTTCACCACTGCGCAAGACCTCGTAGCGCATGTGCGCCTGCTTCTGCCGTGGACAGTAGTTGCAGCAAAGAGGCGGCGTCGCATGCTCGGTGGCGCAGACGAGTTCGCCAATGACTTGGCATTGtcaccgctgtcgtcgtcctGGCGTCCGATCCCGGCTGCCTCGGAGCGCGCCACGAGTGCGAAttcgccgtcgtctgcgcagtcgccgcagcgccgcgtacTGTCGACGGACTCCGCCGCGACCACAAACAGCTCCTCTTTCATGGACGACGAAGTCACGCTCGTCAGCGACCGCGTggacgcggtgctgccgactTGGGCGTACCTGTCCTCACACATTGCCGACGCCGCCCCGCCGACACTCGTCCTGTCGGTCCCCACCTTCGCTCTTGCGAGGGATGACTCCCTCACGATGACCTCGACGGGGAGCGgccgacaccgccgcaccCACAGCCCCCAGAGCAGCACGGCCAGCTCTGTGGTCGGTGGAGTACCACCCCCACTCCTGTCAATGGCAGCGGCCCCCCTTATTATGGACGAGCGCACGGATCGGCAGTCGTGCTTGTACCCGTacgagctggcggaggcCTGCGCGCTGGCTCGACTACGACGACCTAAGTCGAagacagcggctgcggctgcatcggcgcGGAGCTCTCTGCACCTGCTCCGACTGGAGCTGCAGGTCGATGTGCAGCATATTCCACCCACAGTGAGGAACGTTGcaccggcacagcggcagtgcaTTCTAGATCAGGCCCTTACCGAGTTCACGCTGACGGGCGTGCTGTCCACCACGGTGCTGCGAGGCGTGCTgaacgacgccgcgctgcggtTGTTGGCCAGCGTGGACGATGAGGTGTTGCGACGGATCGCCGGGGAGGTGGACCAGGCCAGCCAAGCAGAGGTGGAGCCCTGTGAAGGTGGCACATCGAGCGTCTCGGCAGTGCCCGCTGTCACCGATCAAgccggccgccagcgcgttGTGCCGCTCAGCCTCCAAGTTCACGCGCTCCAAGGGGAGCCGGGCATTGCTGCGGGGGCCACGGCGGGCCCGCTGCTGTCGAGCACTTCGGTGCACTCCGCGACGACTTCGACCGTCTCTGGCGAAACAGACTCGCCGCGTCACATGCCGATGGTGCCCACCGTCACGCCGACGCGACTGGTCCTCATGGTGCTCGTGCACGTGCAACACACTGCGACAACATTGGCAGCTCCTGAGGCCCAGGAGACGCCGAGGGTGCATGGCGAGCAGAGGCCGCAGCCGAAGGGACACGATCGGGAGCGCGCGGCCGAGACGGTGGAGgcttcttcctcgtcctccgctgCGGATGCAGCGACTCGGATGGACGAAAACGCCGCCGTGTCCTTAGCCAGCGCCGTTGTACCGCATCTCTTCCCGCTCACCTTCGGGCTTTCACGCTTCACTACaaggctctctctctccagcgccgtcgacTACGATGCCCTGTGCACCGCAACGAGGACTAGCGATACTGAGAGTTGGCCAAGCTCTGCCGCGGAGGCTGCGGAAGAAGTtgccgccgcttcggcgGAAACCTCAGGAAGGCGAGCGGCAGAGTTCAGTGAAGGCTCAACTGCGACAACGACTGAGGAGGGCACACGCATAACcggcgcagaagcggcagcgcagccgtggTCGTGGCAGGACATCTCCGTCGGCTCTGTGCGGGCGTGGTGCGGCCTACCAGAGCTGAAGCCGCCTccaacgccggcggcggtggcacccttctcctcttccccgtTGGCGTTCTCGCGGGTGGTGAGTCCCATGGCTGTAGGGGCGGGCGGCACGGCAAGCATGAGCGCTTCGCTCTCGTCGCAGCCGACGCCGaagcggcagtggccgctTCAGAAGATGGTTCCTGAagctgccaccgctgtcgtTCCCGAGAGCGAGGCAGtccgcgatgccgcggctGACCAGGCAGTGGCGCTTGAGCGTGAGGCGAAGGGCCAGCTGGGCTTGGAGGGCAAGGAAGAGGGCGAGTtggacgacagcggcgccataagcgagacgctgcggcgctgtgATGTAGGCAAAGAGACGGTGGTGCTGACGAGTGTCGTGGAGGCCGTGCACCGTTGCGTCGACGCGCTGTGCGGGCACGCCAGGCTGCTGCGGGCGCTCATGGAGACGGGCGAGGCTGAAGTGGAAGCCGGCGAGGCCAGCAACGGAGTTATCGGCTGCTGGGGCTCAGAGAACGAGGGGAAGCTCCAGGAGGAGACACCTGCTGGCCAGCAGTGCACGGTGGCGTTCGCGGAGACCGGCTGCACTTCAAAGGCAGACGCTGCTCATGGCTGCCGTTGCGTCGACGATCATGCTTACCTGCAAGACATCATGGCGGCCACCCAGCAGGTGCTCGTATGCGGGCTGACGCGCTTGCTTATCGTCGGTCTCTCCGTGCCAGAGCCCGCCAAAGGCAGCGAGGTGCCTGTCTCAGCGGAGAGTGCGGCAGCCTGCGATGCCGAGAAGCGAAGCGCAGGCTCTCGCTCTGTCCTTTTTTCCATGCTCGCTAGCGCCGAGGATAGCGATGgcaacgccgcagcgcgcacttGCGGCATTtcacagcagctgcgacgctggTTCTCTGTGTACGGCCGCTACCTTGCCGAGCGTTTGTGTGCCccgctggagcagctcgaGGCGTTCATCGCAGAGACCActggcagtgccgccgcgacgccgaAGACCGCAAAGGCGATATCCGGCATCTTTGAAAACGGCCACAAAAGCCTGAGTGACGTGCCGAGCACCTCACGCCGAGTGGTACTTGGGGCACAGGTGATGGTGAAGGAaaagcgccgccaccgccgccacactGCGGGCGTGAAAGCCTCACAGGATGGCGCTAAGTGGGACGGCGCCGCGAAGTccgaggaggcggacgcgTACGCCGTGGACTCTTCCGTGCTGCCCGCCTTGTCTATCGCAAAGGCAACcgtgcagctgtgccgcACGATGGCCGGCACATTGCCCCCGCTGTACGATGCAGGCACTGTTGCTTCTTGTAAGGAGCCGTCAAGCCTCCAGCACACACCGACGACGTccaccgacggcgacggcttGGCAACGATGTCGAACACAGCCTCGCTAAGTCAGCCTCACTGCCGCCAGCACTACCGCTCCACCTCACGTACGCTTTCTGCCTCCATGCGCACGGCCGgtgccactgccggcgctgtgcaCCCCCTTCACGAGCGCGTTGCCCCTCTTATAGACGCACTTACCAGCGTGTTAAGACTCTttgaggcggaggagcgacggtgggcagcgctgcaggagccGCTGGCGTGCCTGAGAGGACACTGGCGGGACATGCGGGCGATCATCAACGAGGAGTGTGTCCAGCGGTGTGAGGTAGGGCAGTCGTCGCTGGTGGCCTTAGAGAGGCAGATGCGAGACACGCTGGCAATGAGGGAGGTACGTGGATGGTCATCGATCGTGGCGGAAgaggtcgctgctgccgcccccgccgTTGCACTCGCCGCTGAGGGCGAGTCTTCATCAGCGGAGCCGGCTGAGCTCGGCGAACTCACTGTTCCAGCGAGCCAGCCTCGTACGTCCAGCCAGCGTAGTGTTGCCCAGAAGCCCACACTGACGCCGATAGTCACACTGCCGTTAATGCCGGACCTTAGTAGCGCACACTTGCCCCCGACGCATTCCCTCAAGGTACTGCAGAGGACAGTAATTATGGCGGAGGCGTGCAAGGGAGAGCGAGCCGCGGCGGGCTCGGACGAACAtgtggaggtggcggtggaggagacgctgctgtcgccatcgccgccgacgccgtcgcaTGCATCGGACGTCGAGAGCGAGGAgccagaggcggcggaggagggcgagttGAAACACGCATGCGCTGAGGATGTCGTCATGGCCGAGGATAGCGAGGCTGGCGAGagtggcgacgacggcatcgaggcagcagccgagAAACTGAATAACCGACCCACGGCCTccgcggaggcagcggcgccacctctgTCGCCACTCCTCTCCGCCGCAACGTCCAGCCACCTCGCCACTACCCTGATGCAACAGCACAGGCCGCAGCGCAACCAACCGAAGCAGAGTGGCCGCGCGAAACGGTCGGGCCAGGCTCCGATGACACAGCCGCACTCACAGACTCAGTCCCATGCCAAGGCAGCAGGCTCACGTGCGCAAGCCTCGAAAAGCAGCGCTACGCCTCCGATATCTCTGCAAAACTCGagagcgcctccagcagcatcAAACAGCACTGCGCGaccgtcgcagcagcgaggcaccgcctccgccgattacggtgccggcgccgcggcgtctgTGTGGGGCGCACTGGCACTTGCGGTGCgccaggtgcagcggcgcagcacggcggcgccgctgtacTTGGATGTGGTAGTGCTCCGCCAGGCCACCCCGTTCGTGGCCGTCGGTGCtgttcttttctttctccttctcttcctgtAA
- a CDS encoding ras-related protein rab-14, putative, which yields MSHKYIFKYIIIGDMSVGKSCLMHLFTEQRYRKDLPHTIGVDFGTTVVDINGELVKLQMWDTAGQERFRSVTRGYYRGAAGALLVYDISRRSTYAHIGTWLTDARANTGPETVFILVGNKSDLEEEREVSYEEAAQFAAEHNLLFVECSSLNGNNVEEVFLSTARRIHEKVKSGVMSPVDPESGVQLHAAAIPTSTANSGQTGGPVDLKAGTSGGVAAAAESSCC from the coding sequence ATGAGTCACAAGTATATCTTCAAGTACATCATCATCGGCGACATGAGCGTCGGAAAGAGCTGTCTCATGCACCTGTTCACGGAGCAGCGGTACCGCAAGGACCTTCCGCACACTATCGGTGTCGACTTCGGCACCACGGTCGTCGACATCAACGGTGAGCTCGTGAAGCTGCAGATGTGGGACACCGCCGGACAAGAACGCTTTCGCTCTGTCACACGAGGCTACtaccgcggcgcagccggcgcactCCTTGTGTATGACATTAGTCGGCGATCGACCTATGCCCACATAGGCACTTGGCTGACCGATGCTCGCGCGAACACAGGGCCCGAGACGGTCTTCATTCTCGTAGGCAACAAGTCTGacctggaggaggagcgagaggtgtcgtacgaggaggcggcTCAGTTCGCAGCGGAGCACAATCTGCTTTTTGTGGAGTGCAGCTCGCTAAACGGCAACAACGTCGAGGAGGTCTTCCTGTCTACGGCGCGCCGCATTCACGAGAAGGTGAAGAGCGGTGTGATGAGCCCGGTCGATCCGGAGAgtggcgtgcagctgcacgcggcCGCCATTCCCACCTCGACCGCTAACAGTGGCCAGACTGGGGGTCCCGTCGACTTGAAGGCCGGCACgagtggcggcgtcgctgcggcggcagagtCGAGCTGCTGCTAG